From Salvia splendens isolate huo1 chromosome 3, SspV2, whole genome shotgun sequence, a single genomic window includes:
- the LOC121793774 gene encoding 1-aminocyclopropane-1-carboxylate synthase-like has protein sequence MEGTKKVKSQALLSKLATSDEHGENSPYFDGWKAYDKDPFHPLTNPNGVIQMGLAENQLSLDMVLDWIKANPEASICNAEGLHAFKNMALFQDYHGLPDFRKGVARFMEKARGERVRFDPDRIVMAGGATGANEVAIFCLANEGDAFLVPSPYYPAFNRDLRWRTKVRLLPVTCQSSNNFQMTKEDLEEAYENAQKANIKVKGVILSNPSNPLGTTMDKTNLRSLVTFINEKQIHLVCDEIYGATVFRSPRFVSISEVAEEMECNLDLIHVVYSLSKDMGLPGFRVGILYSYNDHVVSCARKQSSFGLVSSQTQHLLAKMLLDEEFTDKYLSESRRRLASRYDSFTKGLKEVGIGCLESNAGLYCWMDLRQLLKEPTFDGEMELWRVIVNEVKLNVSPGSSFHCYEPGWFRVCFANMDDETLEIALGRIRMFVEKGKGAKSWQRNLKLSFSSRKMATSPRIMSPHSPIPPHSPLLRANN, from the exons ATGGAAGGTACAAAGAAGGTGAAATCCCAAGCGCTTCTATCCAAACTCGCCACCAGCGATGAACACGGCGAAAACTCACCGTATTTCGATGGATGGAAAGCTTATGACAAAGACCCTTTCCACCCCCTCACCAACCCTAACGGAGTCATCCAAATGGGCCTCGCCGAAAATCAGCTTTCGCTGGACATGGTGTTGGATTGGATCAAGGCAAATCCGGAGGCCTCCATCTGCAACGCTGAAGGACTCCATGCATTCAAAAATATGGCATTGTTTCAAGACTATCACGGCTTGCCCGACTTCAGAAAg GGAGTGGCAAGATTCATGGAAAAAGCACGAGGCGAAAGAGTGAGATTCGATCCAGATCGCATAGTAATGGCGGGTGGAGCAACCGGAGCTAATGAGGTTGCTATATTCTGTTTGGCTAACGAGGGCGATGCATTTCTCGTGCCGTCTCCTTATTATCCTGC ATTTAATCGGGATTTGAGATGGAGAACCAAAGTCCGACTACTACCGGTAACCTGCCAAAGCTCGAACAATTTTCAAATGACCAAAGAGGACCTTGAAGAAGCATATGAGAATGCCCAAAAAGCCAATATCAAGGTTAAAGGGGTAATTCTGTCAAACCCTTCCAATCCATTAGGCACGACAATGGACAAGACCAATTTAAGAAGCCTAGTAACATTCATCAATGAGAAGCAAATCCATCTAGTGTGCGACGAAATATACGGGGCGACCGTGTTCCGTTCACCGCGATTTGTGAGCATTTCGGAAGTAGCGGAAGAGATGGAGTGCAACCTTGACCTAATTCACGTGGTGTATAGTTTGTCTAAGGACATGGGCCTCCCCGGCTTTAGGGTCGGGATTTTGTACTCGTACAATGACCACGTGGTTAGTTGTGCTAGGAAGCAGTCGAGCTTCGGACTAGTTTCGTCGCAAACGCAACATTTATTGGCGAAAATGTTGTTGGACGAAGAATTTACGGACAAGTACTTGTCTGAAAGCAGGAGGAGGCTGGCGAGCCGGTACGACTCGTTTACTAAAGGGCTTAAAGAAGTGGGCATAGGGTGTTTGGAGAGCAATGCTGGGCTTTATTGTTGGATGGACCTTAGGCAACTATTGAAAGAGCCCACATTTGATGGTGAGATGGAGTTGTGGAGGGTGATTGTTAATGAGGTGAAGTTGAATGTGTCACCCGGCTCGTCCTTCCACTGCTACGAGCCGGGTTGGTTTAGAGTTTGCTTCGCGAATATGGATGACGAGACCTTAGAGATCGCTCTAGGGAGGATCCGGATGTTCGTTGAGAAAGGGAAGGGGGCCAAGTCGTGGCAAAGGAACTTGAAATTGAGCTTTTCGTCGCGAAAAATGGCCACCTCACCTCGTATAATGTCGCCTCACTCGCCTATACCACCTCACTCACCACTCCTTCGCGCCAATAACTGA